A window from Corynebacterium singulare encodes these proteins:
- a CDS encoding alpha/beta hydrolase, whose translation MHTLHDDFSGRPVAEDAWKALKPFRDNGAKSFDNFPIPQVRENYVASAKANPLHEDTEPATTDFQVDEFQVRLYDPRPESERGQETPAVLYMHGGGWLMGNLETHNSSVRRLAVLTGLPVVAVDYRLAPEHTYPAAIDDCRAAYRWLSNPEAEHGLTVTSIAVAGDSAGGQLAATLANEFTGSEDTAKLSAQVLLYPITDCSRERTENGASYKRLEEGFPLTANTMRWFIDTFVTEESQRTATDLSPLLLDELPEGLPPALVITVDNDPLADEGIEYAGKLAKAGVDVTHKHLVGYHHGLFTSAAIIDRGEEELATVAEFITAATS comes from the coding sequence ATGCATACGCTGCACGATGATTTTTCCGGGCGTCCCGTCGCCGAGGATGCGTGGAAGGCGCTGAAACCGTTCCGCGATAACGGCGCGAAGTCTTTCGACAACTTCCCCATCCCCCAGGTGCGCGAGAACTACGTGGCCTCCGCCAAGGCTAATCCACTCCACGAGGACACCGAGCCGGCCACCACCGATTTCCAGGTCGATGAGTTTCAGGTTCGCCTCTATGACCCTCGTCCGGAGTCAGAGCGCGGCCAGGAGACTCCCGCGGTGCTCTACATGCACGGCGGCGGCTGGCTTATGGGAAACCTGGAGACGCACAACTCCTCGGTCCGTCGCCTAGCAGTGCTCACCGGTCTCCCCGTCGTAGCGGTGGATTACCGCTTGGCTCCGGAGCACACCTACCCGGCGGCTATCGACGATTGCCGCGCGGCTTACCGCTGGCTCTCCAACCCGGAAGCTGAACACGGACTCACCGTCACCTCCATCGCGGTGGCCGGTGACTCCGCCGGTGGACAGCTTGCTGCCACGCTGGCCAATGAGTTCACGGGGAGTGAAGACACCGCCAAGCTCAGCGCCCAGGTCCTCCTCTACCCCATCACGGACTGCTCCCGCGAGCGCACCGAGAACGGTGCCTCGTACAAGCGCCTGGAAGAGGGCTTCCCGCTCACCGCGAACACGATGCGCTGGTTCATCGATACCTTCGTCACGGAGGAATCGCAGCGCACGGCCACGGATTTGTCGCCACTGCTTCTCGACGAGCTCCCCGAAGGTCTTCCCCCAGCACTCGTCATCACTGTGGATAACGATCCGCTCGCGGACGAGGGCATCGAGTACGCCGGCAAGCTGGCCAAGGCTGGTGTCGACGTCACACACAAGCACCTCGTGGGCTACCACCACGGTTTGTTTACCTCCGCGGCCATCATTGACCGCGGCGAGGAGGAACTCGCAACAGTTGCGGAGTTCATCACGGCGGCGACGAGCTAA
- a CDS encoding flavin-containing monooxygenase yields MKIYDCIILGTGYGGLGMGAQLVKDNEKDFLILEAADEVGGVWRDNTYPGAACDTQALIYCYSYFLNLGVSRMFAGQVEMQGYLKALAEEFGLYDHIKFNHRITRAEWKEDLKAWEIEAAGETYYGRVFVGAWGQLSKPKIPNFPNREAFQGVQFHSAEWNHDVDLNGKKVAVVGNAASAVQLVPEVAKEAAKLSVFQRSANYILPRNQVIFTEEETKEFKENPDSYRAIRQEIHEVREEGFDRTRKGTDSAAEGVEQAMEHLRSQVNDPELVEKLTPTFAFGCKRILRSDDFYPTFNRDNVELITAGIEKFTETGIRTDDGVEHDFDVVIYATGFHSQEFQGDLPIAGRDGIDLRERWGNSPEAYLGMSVDGFPNFFMLYGPNTNLNHHSVVAMLEAQDRYISQAVAYLRDNPEAALDVKKDVIDEFNTRIQKELEASAFSADCSSWYKNEEGRVINNWSGNVAEYYELTDELKLDDYQLA; encoded by the coding sequence ATGAAGATTTACGATTGCATCATCCTCGGCACCGGCTACGGCGGACTGGGCATGGGCGCCCAGCTGGTCAAGGACAACGAGAAGGACTTCCTCATCCTCGAGGCGGCCGACGAGGTCGGCGGTGTCTGGCGCGACAACACCTACCCGGGCGCTGCCTGCGATACCCAGGCGCTGATCTACTGCTACTCCTACTTCCTCAACCTCGGTGTCTCCCGCATGTTTGCCGGCCAGGTCGAGATGCAGGGCTATCTCAAGGCTCTGGCGGAGGAATTCGGCCTCTACGACCACATCAAGTTCAACCACCGCATCACTCGCGCTGAGTGGAAGGAAGACCTCAAGGCCTGGGAGATCGAGGCTGCAGGTGAAACCTACTACGGCCGCGTCTTCGTCGGCGCCTGGGGCCAGCTCTCCAAGCCGAAGATCCCGAACTTCCCGAACCGCGAGGCCTTCCAAGGCGTGCAGTTCCACTCCGCTGAGTGGAACCACGATGTGGACCTAAACGGCAAGAAGGTCGCTGTGGTGGGCAACGCGGCGTCGGCAGTCCAACTCGTGCCGGAGGTAGCCAAGGAGGCTGCGAAGCTCTCCGTGTTCCAGCGTTCTGCTAACTACATCCTCCCGCGCAACCAGGTCATCTTCACCGAAGAGGAGACCAAGGAGTTCAAGGAGAACCCGGATTCCTACCGCGCCATCCGCCAGGAGATCCACGAGGTTCGTGAGGAAGGCTTCGACCGCACCCGCAAGGGCACCGACTCCGCTGCCGAGGGCGTGGAGCAGGCCATGGAGCACCTGCGCTCCCAGGTCAACGACCCAGAGCTCGTGGAAAAGCTCACCCCAACCTTCGCCTTCGGCTGCAAGCGCATTCTGCGCTCCGATGACTTCTACCCCACCTTCAACCGCGACAATGTTGAGCTCATCACCGCGGGGATTGAGAAGTTCACCGAGACCGGCATTCGCACCGATGACGGCGTTGAGCATGACTTCGATGTTGTCATCTACGCCACCGGCTTCCACTCCCAGGAATTCCAGGGTGACCTGCCGATTGCCGGCCGTGACGGCATCGACCTGCGCGAGCGTTGGGGCAACTCCCCGGAGGCCTACCTGGGCATGTCCGTGGATGGTTTCCCGAACTTCTTCATGCTCTACGGCCCGAACACCAACCTCAACCACCACTCCGTGGTGGCCATGCTCGAGGCCCAGGACCGCTACATCTCCCAGGCTGTCGCCTACCTGCGCGATAACCCGGAGGCTGCACTCGATGTGAAGAAGGACGTCATCGACGAGTTCAACACCCGCATCCAGAAGGAACTTGAGGCTTCCGCATTCTCCGCGGACTGCTCCTCCTGGTACAAGAACGAAGAAGGCCGCGTCATCAACAACTGGTCCGGCAACGTCGCCGAGTACTACGAGCTCACCGACGAGCTCAAGCTCGACGATTACCAGCTGGCCTAG
- the gabT gene encoding 4-aminobutyrate--2-oxoglutarate transaminase, whose amino-acid sequence MQDLTHRLPQERNVTTAIPGPRSQELNATRESEIAAGVIPGYPSYITDGDGGVLLDVDGNTLIDFASGIAVTSVGASNQRVAKAVAEAASHLTHTCFLNAPYEGFIKVAQKLNELTPGTHDKKTVLFSTGAEAVENAVKIARNYTGKNRVVVFDGAFHGRTNLTMTMTAKNKPYKSGFGTLAADIYRAPMSYPLRDGLDGKQAAERTLRYIEQYVGTEELAAVIIEPVQGEGGFVEPAKGFLPALQEWCTDNGVVFVADEIQAGICRTGSWFASEDEGIIPDLITTAKGVGGGMPLSAVTGRAEIMDSPGPGSLGGTYAGNPVACAASLAAFEEMEELDLNSRAREIEAIIREELEPLLELTTVAEVRGRGAMIALELVDDNNQPNADLTAKVAKTCREQGVIVLTCGLDGNVIRLLPPLVINESTLRDGLGVLADAIRAN is encoded by the coding sequence ATGCAGGATCTCACCCACCGCCTCCCTCAGGAGCGGAACGTCACCACTGCAATTCCTGGCCCGCGCAGCCAAGAGCTCAACGCCACCCGCGAATCCGAAATCGCTGCCGGCGTCATCCCGGGCTACCCGTCCTACATCACCGATGGTGACGGCGGCGTTCTTCTCGATGTCGACGGCAACACCCTCATCGACTTCGCATCTGGCATTGCCGTCACCAGCGTGGGTGCGTCCAACCAGCGCGTAGCCAAGGCCGTGGCCGAGGCCGCCAGCCACCTCACCCACACCTGCTTCCTCAATGCACCGTACGAAGGCTTCATTAAGGTGGCACAGAAGCTCAACGAGCTGACCCCGGGCACCCACGACAAGAAGACCGTACTCTTCTCCACCGGTGCGGAGGCTGTTGAGAATGCCGTAAAGATTGCCCGTAACTACACCGGCAAAAACCGCGTCGTCGTTTTTGACGGTGCCTTCCACGGCCGCACCAACCTCACCATGACCATGACCGCCAAGAACAAGCCGTACAAGTCCGGCTTCGGCACCCTCGCGGCCGATATTTACCGCGCTCCCATGTCCTACCCGCTGCGCGATGGCCTCGATGGCAAGCAGGCCGCCGAGCGTACCCTGCGCTACATCGAGCAGTACGTCGGCACCGAAGAGCTCGCCGCCGTCATCATCGAGCCCGTCCAGGGCGAGGGCGGTTTCGTCGAGCCGGCTAAGGGTTTCCTCCCGGCACTGCAAGAGTGGTGCACCGACAACGGCGTTGTCTTCGTCGCCGACGAAATTCAGGCTGGCATCTGCCGCACCGGCTCCTGGTTCGCCAGCGAGGACGAGGGCATCATCCCAGACCTCATCACCACTGCCAAGGGCGTCGGCGGCGGCATGCCGCTGTCTGCTGTGACCGGCCGTGCGGAAATCATGGACTCCCCCGGTCCTGGTTCCCTCGGTGGCACCTATGCCGGTAACCCGGTGGCCTGTGCCGCATCCCTCGCCGCTTTCGAGGAGATGGAAGAGCTTGATCTCAACTCCCGCGCTCGCGAGATTGAGGCAATCATCCGCGAGGAGCTGGAGCCGCTGCTCGAACTCACCACCGTGGCCGAGGTTCGTGGCCGTGGCGCCATGATCGCCCTCGAGCTCGTCGATGACAACAACCAGCCCAACGCCGATCTCACTGCCAAGGTAGCGAAGACCTGCCGCGAGCAGGGCGTCATCGTCCTTACGTGTGGTCTGGACGGCAACGTCATCCGCCTGCTCCCACCGCTGGTCATCAACGAGTCCACCCTCCGCGACGGCCTGGGCGTGCTTGCCGACGCCATCCGCGCCAACTAA
- a CDS encoding YkvI family membrane protein, translating to MLKRSFGIAMAFIGVLAGASFASGREALQYFVAFGNMGIFGAVVTALAMTISGITILQLGSYHRAKEHTSVFDAVSTPIVSKILDIATLTCLFCIGFAMFAGAGTNLNQQWGWPVWIGAILMLVLTLLTGLLDVDKVTIAIGLITPFIIVLLTIGTVYTVFTANPDWSHLNEQAQQIPTTLPNWWVSAFNNLGLNVIVVVSMMIVIGGNFLDAKEVGYGGILGGLSFLFLLAVLVGGLYVSVGPITEAEMPTLAMIEQIHPALGVAMAIAIYGMIYNTAIGMFYAFAKRLTRGKPQHFYKVYVISVLVGFVLSFIGFSNLIGWVYPILGYMGIAIMFIIGYAWLKNRKELQSEADLRRRARELLQHRFENDNHLSDEEMRELTAIARNSSIPESDFIREIMTEVDSDDVPDDMKIGDGKLHALITGKPIPRAKKKA from the coding sequence ATGCTCAAGCGTTCATTTGGTATCGCGATGGCATTCATCGGCGTGCTCGCAGGCGCATCCTTCGCCTCCGGCCGTGAGGCGCTTCAATACTTCGTTGCTTTCGGCAACATGGGTATTTTCGGCGCCGTCGTCACCGCCCTTGCCATGACCATCTCCGGCATCACCATTCTTCAGCTGGGTTCTTATCACCGCGCCAAGGAGCACACCTCCGTCTTCGACGCGGTCTCAACGCCCATCGTGTCCAAAATCCTCGATATCGCCACGCTCACCTGTTTATTCTGCATCGGCTTCGCCATGTTTGCTGGTGCCGGCACCAACCTCAACCAACAGTGGGGCTGGCCGGTCTGGATCGGCGCGATCCTCATGCTCGTGCTCACTCTCCTCACCGGCTTGCTGGACGTGGACAAGGTGACCATCGCCATTGGCCTCATCACCCCGTTCATCATCGTCCTGCTGACCATCGGAACCGTCTACACCGTGTTCACGGCAAACCCCGACTGGTCGCACCTCAACGAGCAGGCACAACAGATCCCCACGACGCTGCCGAACTGGTGGGTTTCTGCCTTCAATAACCTCGGCCTCAACGTCATCGTGGTGGTCTCCATGATGATCGTCATCGGCGGTAACTTCCTGGATGCCAAGGAAGTGGGATACGGCGGCATTCTCGGCGGCCTATCCTTCCTGTTCCTGCTCGCCGTCCTGGTCGGTGGCCTCTACGTGTCCGTGGGCCCCATCACTGAGGCTGAAATGCCCACGTTGGCCATGATTGAGCAGATTCACCCGGCCCTGGGGGTGGCCATGGCGATTGCCATCTACGGCATGATTTATAACACCGCCATCGGCATGTTCTATGCCTTTGCCAAGCGCCTGACCCGCGGCAAGCCGCAGCACTTCTACAAGGTTTACGTCATCTCCGTGCTCGTCGGCTTCGTGCTCTCCTTCATCGGCTTCTCCAACCTCATCGGCTGGGTCTATCCCATCCTGGGCTACATGGGCATCGCCATCATGTTCATCATCGGCTATGCCTGGCTCAAGAACCGCAAGGAACTGCAATCTGAGGCGGATCTGCGCCGGCGTGCGCGCGAGCTGCTCCAGCACCGTTTTGAGAATGACAACCACCTGTCTGACGAAGAAATGCGCGAGCTCACCGCCATTGCCCGCAACTCCTCCATCCCGGAGTCTGATTTCATCCGCGAAATCATGACCGAGGTCGATTCCGACGATGTCCCAGACGATATGAAGATTGGTGACGGTAAGCTCCATGCCCTGATTACGGGTAAGCCTATCCCGCGCGCCAAGAAGAAAGCCTAG